One region of Fusarium oxysporum f. sp. lycopersici 4287 chromosome 14, whole genome shotgun sequence genomic DNA includes:
- a CDS encoding ATP-binding cassette, subfamily B (MDR/TAP), member 1 (At least one base has a quality score < 10), which yields MPETSEKTTAATSSANPSRPPSSSRGGSTDTDATRPGTTSSIDSDNKKLDLTKADSKVVSPPKGENIEEHYRHLRPGEAEVLRRQVVSPEVKQGVAVLYRYASCNDIIIILISSICAIAGGAALPFITVAFGNLQGVFQDFLVNQSLSSGAFSDKLTEFVLYFVYLGIGEFVVVYISTCGFIYSGEHIAAKIREHYLESCLRQNIGFFDKLGAGEVTTRITFDTNLIQDGISEKISLTLAAVATFVSAFVIGFIKCWQLTLILFSTVVALLLNIGGGSTFIFKYTKQSLEAYAHGGNLADEVISSIRNAVAFGTQERLARQYDAHLKNAEHYGFRVKGAVAWVVAGMMLVLYLNYSLAFWQGSQLIVNGETSLSNILTIMMAVMIGTFNLGNVAPNVQAFTNAIAAAAKIFNTIDRVSPLDASSDKGNKLDHFQGTIRLSNIKHIYPSRPEVTVIQNMCQILR from the coding sequence ATGCCCGAAACATCTGAAAAGACGACCGCTGCGACCAGCAGCGCCAATCCCTCGCGGCCGCCATCGTCAAGCCGGGGCGGTTCGACCGACACAGATGCGACTCGTCCGGGAACAACCTCTTCGATCGACTCTGATAACAAAAAGCTGGACCTGACAAAGGCCGACTCGAAAGTAGTCTCACCACCTAAAGGGGAAAATATTGAGGAACATTATCGACACTTGCGACCTGGTGAAGCTGAGGTTTTGCGACGCCAAGTCGTTAGTCCCGAAGTCAAGCAGGGCGTGGCTGTGTTGTACCGGTATGCGTCTTGCAACGACATTATCATTATCTTGATCTCGAGCATCTGTGCTATCGCTGGCGGTGCTGCGCTCCCATTCATCACGGTTGCCTTTGGTAACCTCCAAGGCGTTTTTCAGGACTTTTTGGTAAACCAAAGTCTGAGCTCCGGCGCGTTTTCCGACAAGTTAACTGAATTCGTCTTATACTTTGTATACCTCGGCATCGGCGAGTTCGTGGTGGTTTACATATCGACTTGCGGTTTCATCTACAGTGGCGAGCATATCGCTGCCAAGATCCGGGAGCATTACCTCGAGAGCTGCTTACGCCAGAACATTGGCTTCTTCGATAAGCTTGGCGCCGGCGAGGTGACTACTCGCATCACCTTCGATACCAACCTTATCCAAGATGGCATCTCCGAAAAGATCTCTCTCACTCTCGCCGCCGTCGCCACATTTGTCTCGGCCTTTGTGATTGGATTCATTAAGTGCTGGCAGTTAACTTTAATCTTATTTTCGACCGTCGTGGCCTTACTGCTCAACATAGGCGGTGGTTCCACTTTCATCTTTAAGTACACCAAACAAAGCTTGGAGGCTTATGCTCACGGAGGTAACCTTGCGGACGAAGTTATCAGTTCTATTCGCAACGCCGTTGCATTTGGTACGCAGGAGCGTCTTGCTCGGCAATACGACGCACACCTCAAGAATGCCGAACACTACGGCTTTCGCGTCAAGGGTGCCGTCGCCTGGGTGGTTGCAGGCATGATGCTGGTTCTTTACCTCAACTATAGCCTGGCTTTCTGGCAGGGCAGCCAGTTAATTGTCAATGGGGAGACTAGTCTTTCCAACATCCTCACTATTATGATGGCTGTTATGATTGGTACATTTAACCTCGGAAACGTTGCACCCAATGTTCAAGCTTTTACGAATGCcatcgctgctgctgccaagatcTTTAACACTATCGATCGGGTATCCCCACTCGACGCTTCGAGCGACAAGGGCAACAAGCTTGACCATTTCCAAGGCACCATTCGACTATCAAACATCAAGCACATCTACCCGTCTCGACCCGAAGTTACTGTCATACAAAATATGTGTCAGATATTAAGGTGA
- a CDS encoding hypothetical protein (At least one base has a quality score < 10), producing the protein MDKQTYDIHYAGFALRPDTVGTKLEEQLMMKVLQFFKSAVNPADYINIVREFNHFRAQSGGRFAAGGLVYSKEWTPLDAWMLLDNQGSKLAALAVRIFGTIANSVPSERSFSAVNFLHSKARNRLTPANADKLAFIYMNERVLERITQSQNQPLDHRNDHSTVVSWEDLTEDGWLTLEDTYMEIHCASNLEVDAVVGEFTHQPASDGEETVVDTLEVEDGSESEGAGEKLT; encoded by the coding sequence ATGGATAAACAGACATATGATATTCATTATGCGGGATTTGCATTACGGCCTGACACAGTCGGGACTAAGCTTGAAGAACAGCTGATGATGAAAGTGCTGCAGTTCTTTAAGTCAGCAGTCAATCCTGCTGACTACATCAATATTGTTCGAGAATTTAACCACTTCCGAGCACAATCGGGCGGCCGGTTTGCTGCAGGAGGCTTAGTCTATTCAAAAGAATGGACTCCATTAGATGCTTGGATGCTTCTTGATAACCAAGGCAGCAAGCTGGCTGCACTTGCAGTCCGGATCTTTGGAACCATAGCCAATTCAGTTCCCTCAGAGAGATCATTCTCGGCAGTTAACTTCCTCCACAGCAAGGCACGCAACAGACTCACACCAGCCAACGCTGACAAGTTGGCGTTCATCTACATGAACGAACGGGTGCTAGAGAGGATAACGCAGTCTCAGAATCAACCTCTTGATCATCGCAATGATCATTCTACGGTGGTCAGCTGGGAAGATTTGACAGAAGACGGTTGGCTTACACTCGAAGATACGTATATGGAAATTCATTGCGCATCAAATCTGGAAGTTGACGCTGTTGTCGGCGAGTTCACTCACCAACCCGCCTCCGACGGAGAAGAGACAGTGGTGGACACACTTGAGGTCGAAGATGGGTCAGAGAGCGAAGGAGCGGGGGAAAAATTGACCTAA